The genomic segment TCGAACCGAATCCACGTTCGTCAGGTCCCCCGCCTTACCGTCCCCAGATATTGCTGAGTTGACTATTTGCGTGTGGTTCAGGACGCGTCCTCAAGCAGGGAATTTCCTCGGTGGCCATCTTTATTTCTATCATACAGGAGACCACCCAGATCAAACGAGGATAGCGCTCTACCAAAACAGCTACGGAAAACTTGAATTTAAAGTCATGTAAGTAAGAAATATCCATGGGCGAGTAATCTGGAAATTTCAGAACATGAAGTGCTATTTAAAACACGACCTTCGAGTGTTTTGAAGGGCTTAAAATTCTCTCCAATGTTCAATGGCATGTCGATCAAtcgaaacaaaacaatagcTTTTGAATTATCAGAAGAAAAAACACGATGTACCATTGGAATTTCGGACAACAAACGATTTAAAAAACACTAGTAGAAAAAAATTAGTAGAACAATAAACACGACCAGCGTTATTAGATCGCGGACAaacatttttacataaaaCTGAAATCTCTCAAGGTATTAGTATTCTAAACCTTtcttatgcactagtcaattgaaaacCCActcccatggtcccggggaagggtgTGAGGTTAGACTTTGACCCTTTACAAAACcgagaaaagcccccaccccctcgggacaaaaCAGCAGTtaaatgcccctaccccttgggatgcaaactataggcaactacccgacaacaagtcatctgaaataagctttttttatcttccaaagccagtacacttcagCGAGTACATTTGTACCAATTACTATGAAGAAACAGTTAcaaaaaagatggaaaaatcaatcatcttcatctgcattatttttttttaatattcgcCGTGCAGCATGCCACacgctgatacatggaattgcttgctacagaagagtCTCAAGCCAGAAACTAACATGATATTTGTGACACTATTCACTTGTCCCAAACCCCCACGGTGGGGATAAGTCTTAGAATCAAAAACCGTCAATTCTCCCCACCCCCCGGGACAGATTCTCGTTCAAAAGCGCTCTAAACCCTCAccttaaccccacacttccccggggccatgggggtgggggtggtggtttaaaatgactagtgcattatcTTTTCTATACCTTTCTGCTGTTGTCTAGACCTTTCTGTTGTTGTCTAGACCTTTCTGTTGTTGTCTAGACCAGTCTTTGTTCTAGCCGTATAGGGTGCGTAAATAGTGAATTACTAACAACGATAGCGCGTTATTTTGAGCCCGGGTTACTGAAAAACAGAAGACGATGCTTATCTAATTTGAACGGTGTCTTGTAGTGTGGTTCATTCTTTATTCATTCATGATAATGATTAAAGTCGATGATGGGGATAATGATCGACGTCGATGATGGAGATAATGATTGAAGTCGATGATTGGGATAATGATTgaagttgatgatgatgataatggttgatgatgataatgattgtggAGGTAATATtattgatgatgaagatgaagatgatagGGTAATGATTTTGCCTTCTCTTCTTTAGGGATTCGGTCGCAGGATATTCCGACCCGCTTATCCTAGGATCCAGTGCGATGCACCATTTATGTGCAACTTGGAAAAGCTCATCGGGAATCGTTCGACTTTATCTTGATGGGACTCTGAGGTTCACCAGGACTGACTTTGCAAAAGGACAGCTGATTCCCCACACCAATAACTCTGGGATCATCGGAGCCAAGCGCATTAGCTTTGAAGGCCCAGTGACGTCTGTTTTTCTTGGTGAGATCACTGGCTTTGACATGTGGAGAGCTGAGCTAGCACCGGAAGTGATTGATACGTTGTCACGTGGTCCTGGAAGAGATCGAGGCGATCTTATTAATATGGCAAAATTATTAAGCAGTCACATGTCTGGTAATATTTCCCTACTACCGTCGCCTAAATCGCCAGGTAACCGATCTTTTTATATTAGTTATATTGTCATCTTAATGGCGGCAACAATGATCAGCGCTACCCAGGAAGATCAGTTCAGTTCCCGTCAATGTATAGCCTTTTAGGGGAGGAGGGGACGGGATGTTTTCGGGGATCTCCCTAGGGAGTGATTTTTTTAGGGTGTAGAATATAGGGTAGCTTTATATTCGACCTTTGAGCATCTTCTCATAAAACAAACAGCTTCTTACCATGTTGTGAAGCCTAAAGCAAAAGAATTTACTTTAAGACACATCTTGAAAGTTGGAGTTATCGTAGTGGTAATATAATGAAAATCGAAATTTTCACATTGTCACGTTATCCAAAATGcataaagaaaatgtttttggtGATAATTTTGGAAGGCTGGAGAGAATTTGAGCTATCGGCAGTCAATTTACGAAATGTTTAGTATTCGTATAGCGCAATAATCAGATAATGAGATATGATAAATGTGCGCTTCATAAGTGAATGCGACTGACTTCTCTCATCAGTATTGAGACGGACAGCTGTGactgtgtaagcactgtcactgaagATGGAACCACGTGTTTAATGAAATACCTTTaggcaggggcgtagccagggtgtggcctagggggcccgggcccccttttagcagccaaaaatacagtaaatgtatgagacattatctgaaatacaggagaaaatgcttTAAAAGGCCCTTTTGCCTTTTCAATGTAGAAGAGCCAAAAATAAATTCTAAAGTAGACCTGACCTTTGGGTTCGAACCCTGATCGACAagagcccgtaccactgaacCCTGATCGATaaaagcccgtaccactgaacTATCGATATCTGCTCTTTAAGTTTCAGCAGTGGAAGACGTGGACTTTCTTCTTCGCTATAAACCATCAACGACCGGCGCATGCGCTAAGACGATACGCGGGTTTGAAGACATTAGCTCATTCACCATCTCAGTCTGGTTCACGACCAGTATCGACAACTTCACCAAGACCTTGTTCTCCTATCGTACCGCTGACCAAGCGGATGTATTAAGAGTGGACCTCAGGAAACAGGGCGTGTCCCCCAATCTCATCATAGTCGTCGACATTTTCTACCTGTCAGAGTAAGTTTGCGTAAACATTAATTGTAAAATACAAGGCATACTTAGAAATTTCAAATGGCCCTTTCTGAATGACATTTTAGAGAATTTTAAGTTCTTTTAGTGACCTtctcagccacacctttgttgttgttctgttTTAATATTGGAAAGAATGTGaaatacaccttttgctgttcaataaCGGGAAAGGGACATTCATTTGTGCCAAACGTTGTATCATTAACGTGCATTGTATGTTCATCAACATCGCACGAAACATCCTTAGCGTGACTCGACTTTCAATAACAATGCTTGAATATGCGCAAACATTCAATAGCATCAACGGGCAATCAATAACGCAATTGGGCATTCATTCGAATGGAATGAACATTCTTTTGCATGCAATCGAAAATTCAATTACACGTTTGGACAATCAGTAGCGTTTATTGACaatcatttataaaaaaaaaaagaaaattcatTAGTGCTATTAACATAAACAAAGACAATCAATAAGTCTTTTCAGACAATCATGTTCATCAATGTGACATTCATCAATGTGGTTTGACAACCATTTATCCAATTCAAACCAAACAACaaggaaaaaggaaaaattatatttCATTAGAGttactatttttctttttttctttaaacagTGGGCTCctaaaattaagaaaaatttagaacaaaaaataatttttaacaaaaaacaagacaaacaaacaacactttTTGTGGAGGGTTTATAAAAATTTATACTCACTCGTTCGCTATAGAAAACCAGAAAACGTTTGTATGAGAAATGCCGCCAAGAAACCGCTCGAACACAGGGAAGAGCTAGAAGAGTAGAGAGAGAGCGTACAGCCAAGTATGTGGTCAAAGTGGAAGAAATATCACAGTCACTTTGGCTATTTCGCCCACTAACGGTCTTATCTTCCACTTTTCTATCATCGGGGGAATGAatgcacaaagattcaacgacttCACAAACACGACTGAATCTTTACCCCAACGAAAacgtcatttttatttacgaCGGCGCACCAGCGCACCATAAGCCACTAGATACCGGCCCAAACACTGAGCTAAAAAGTTACCGTCCTACAGCCCATTTCTCAACATCGGAGGCTACACCATAGGAACAGTCACGGGAGCGAAATGTGGGCAATGGTTTCGTTTTATGCAAACCTATATTAACACAGCGAGGTACATTCATTTGCGGCAATTTACGATCAATAACGCGAATATACATTCATTTTCGTCATAAAGCGCTCATTTGCGTGAACACAAATTTCATTAGCGATATTTACATCGCCAGTAACATTCAATCGAAAAAAAGATCGACAGTCATTCGCGCCTTTCGTCATTCAAAGGCGAAAAATGTACTTTAATCTGCGTGTTTATTCGATAATTAACAAAAAATCTATAGACAAATGTGCGAATTGACAGTCGTATGAATTTAGCTTCTATTTATTAGTGTTTATTGACATCTTTAACAAAAAGAGTGAATTCAATTGAATTTATAGACAACCATTTATACGGACATGACATGAATTAGTGCGATTATACAAACATTTGGACGTTCTTTGCATTCATTAACcaaaaatcttttttcaataaaacaatagataatttgagtgttttttttttaccaaattaGATATTTTATAAGCTTTCGCATTCTGACAAAAAGTTATGCAACCCTTTCCAAACAAATAACGGTATAAATGTAGACAACATTGTACAGTCTTTTTCTGTTCGGCAATACTGTACAGTTCGTGCCCTTGTTCAGTACCGTTGCAATGCCTCCAAGAAATAGAATCCCCTTTGAGCACCGCGAGCGAATTATACGGTCATTCGAAGATGTAGAGGAAGATTATCTCCTGGTGGCGGACACATTGGGGGTCAACCCTTCAAAAGACCGTGGTATTGTTGCTAGATACGTACGAGAAGGGAGAATTGAAGAAAGGCCACGAGGTGGAAGAAATAACGTAAGAGTAGATGACGAGATGATAGTCTGCCTAAACGATATCATTAACGACAACTGCCTTCTTACTCTCAGCCGTATCAACCAAGAACTAAGCAGGGATTCACCAAGGATTCACGACCGCAAGGTAGCGAGAACGCTAGATGGCATGTTGTTCCGTGTAAAGCTGGCAAGGCCCCTCCCAGCGGAAAGGAACAGGCCTGACGTTCTACAGAAGAGAGTAGGCTACGGCAACTGGTTCATGAACCGTGGTGTCGTGCATCATTCGGTCTTTGTAGATGAATGTGGCTACAATGTCTGGACCGCAAGAAGTCACGGGAGGGCGAGACAAGGAGAGCGAGCCTATAGACAGGTCTGCGGGCAGCGTGGGAGGAACATTACCGTAACAATGGCAATATCACCAATCAATGGTCTTGTATTCCGCTCGGCAATTATTGGTAGCATGAACACACAGCGGTTCAGCGACTTTCTTACGCAGGCTAGACTTAACCTCGACCCGGACGAGATGGTGATATTTATTTACGATGGAGCGCCACCACATCGCAACCCTG from the Nematostella vectensis chromosome 4, jaNemVect1.1, whole genome shotgun sequence genome contains:
- the LOC116620201 gene encoding uncharacterized protein LOC116620201 gives rise to the protein MAMADDDDHDENGDVTPPYHQTFVFNGRTESTFVRSPALPSPDIAELTICVWFRTRPQAGNFLGGHLYFYHTGDHPDQTRIALYQNSYGKLEFKVMDSVAGYSDPLILGSSAMHHLCATWKSSSGIVRLYLDGTLRFTRTDFAKGQLIPHTNNSGIIGAKRISFEGPVTSVFLGEITGFDMWRAELAPEVIDTLSRGPGRDRGDLINMAKLLSSHMSGNISLLPSPKSPVSAVEDVDFLLRYKPSTTGACAKTIRGFEDISSFTISVWFTTSIDNFTKTLFSYRTADQADVLRVDLRKQGVSPNLIIVVDIFYLSELFTHTSTSLTSGWYHLALEKTTSRVKSYMNGINLAVDEVSHLGPVSFPGRLVIGQKQETFNLTDDWTQPFLGDITRFEWWSRLVDDEVVWVKKALSQWCGPMGSGDLFGWNEARGFMAGSSSPEPVKPSRCAAPRVLANQKADSYCEKNCIVNAASPRRALFDQLIGDTTRQWRCYGAASVKAINEKYGYQADTLSSKGTCIPGHAMWQSTEP